The DNA segment AGTAATTCGATTGGCTCGTTGGAGTCCCGGTTACGCAAAAGGAAGACCCACTCGTATGAACCATAGGGTCCCAGTCCATTTCGAGTTGGACGATAACTAATCCCGACGATCTAAACCGACAAAATATTTCCATATTTTACATACCGGAAATATTTTTCTGAATAAGATTCCTTATATATTCAAATTCATTCCTCAAGAATATAGATGCGGTTTTCTCCCTAGTTTTCGTCCATTGTAATTAGAGATGGAATCCGGAGCTTGGAAATTCTTTTTGACCGGCGTAGCTGCCAGTCTGATCATCATGTTCTTCTTTTCTCATTCCGACCCAGGAATGATCCAAGCGGAGAAAGACGTTCCCCAAGAAATCTTAACTCTTGCGGATAAACAAGAGAATGTTTCAGTTCTATCGGTCTTCTCCGGAAAACAAAACTTTTTGTATTTCGGATCTTTAGACTCTTCCAAAAACGATCTAGAGGAAGTGAAGAAGTTCCTAAACTGGTTTGATAAATCCGGTCCCATCGATTCCCAATTTGTATTTATCAGTTTAACTCCTGAAAAAGACTCATACAAAGATCTAAAAGATAGATTCGGCAAACTAAGTGAGAAGGTAATCTTACTCAAACCTGCAAACTCGAGTGCAGCATTGGAACTTTCCAGAGCATTCGGGATCCAAGCATATATCCAACCTGAAAGTGGAAATATAAAGTATAAGACTGCACTCATCTGGGTGGATGACTCTCCTAAGATCAGAGGGATCTTTCCTAAAATTCCGGAAAAACCGGATTCAATAGATCTGCCTTCCCTGCTTGTACGAGCAAAATAAGTTCCCTAAAACTTTTAAAAATTTCCCGTTTTGTAAATTATTTTCCGGAAGGAAAATCCTTGAAAAAGGTCCCGGATCACCTAGAGTGGAAAGCCGCGTTAACAAATTGTTTCCGGAGTTATTCCAAATGCAAAGACGTTTCGTATCGGTCCTATTCGTACTGATCCTATTATTCATCTCGCCAATTTCAGCATTAACACCACCGCCTAGTCTGGAATCTCAGGTGAATTCTTCCAACTTTATCGCTTTGGCAAAACTTTCCAATGTGAAAGAAAGTAAGATCTCCTCCAATTCCATTTCAGTGACGGCAAATGTGGAAATCCTAAAATCCTTAAAGGGCGGGAAGGAATTCCCACAAAAATTCGATATCGCATTCTTAATATTCCCTGAATTATTCGGGAAATGGCTTAAGGCCGCTCCTCAAGAAGGAGACTATATACTTTTTCTAATTAAGAAAAAAGTAAAAGATAGCAAAGGTGTAGAATCCGAAGTGATCAGTCTATATGAACCTCATCCTTATGCATTCAGAGAATACACCAAACAACTAGAAGAAAATATTTTATCTCTAACTAAGAACTAAAGGACAGATAGATGAAACTAAATTTGCGTTTATTATCCGCTCTATTAATTTTACTCTCCGCGACTGGCTTATTCTCCCAAACACCTCCAGGTCTGGGAATGAAACAAGAACCTGCGGAACTTTTAGCTTCTTTCAAAGAAGCAAATCCGAATAGGATCTCTCATAGAGGACTTTCTTCTTCCGTTGATCTTTCCCAATACATGCCTCCTGTAGGTGACCAAGGACAGCAGAGTTCTTGCGTGGCTTGGTCTACCGCTTATGCCACTAAGTCTTTCCAAGAGTATATGGAGAGAAAAGACAGAGGTTGGAAATTAAGCGATCCTTCCGGAAGTCCGAACTATTCCAATATCTTCTCCCCTGCATTTATCTATAACCAGATCAATGGTGGAAGAGACAACGGTTCTTTGATCTCCGATGCAATGCGTATAGTCGTAGAAAAAGGAGCAGCTCCTTGGTCTTCCATGCCTTATAACGAAAGAGACTATCTCGCCCGTCCTCCTCAAGACGCTTTTAATGTGGCTTCTTCTTATAAAGCGAAAGAATTTTTAAGGATCAGACAAACAGATCCGAACGAACTAAAAAACCAGCTCGCAATTGGAAGACCTGTTGTAGCCGGTATCATTGTTTACGAAAACTTTATGAATTTAAAAGGAAAAGAAATTTATAAAGAAGGAGTCGGCAAAACCTACGGAGGACATGCGATCGCGATCGTAGGTTACGATGACTCCAAAGGTGCATTCAAATTTATCAACTCCTGGTCCACTCGGTGGGGAGATAATGGTTACGGTTATATTGATTACAGATGGTTCACGAAGGTTTGCCAATCCGCATTCGTTCTTGTGGATGATGTAGCTCCTGCAACTACGACTACCACGAACACAACAACCACTACTACACCTTCCACAGATGTAAAACCGGTTCCGCCTGAAAAAGTAAAACCAATAGCTCCAAAAGAGATCGCAGCTACACAAGGCTCTTTTTCTGATAAGGTAATTTTAACTTGGGCGTCCGTTCCACTTGCGATCGGATACGAGATCCACAGAAAGGGCCCCGGAGATTCTTCCTTTTCTAAAGTTGGACTTTCTCAGACGAATGGATTCACAGACGACGGTATCCAAAAGGATGTAGCTTATTCTTATAAGGTCGCCACTCTAACTGACACCGACTCTTCTGATCTATCAGATGGAGAAGCAATCGGTTACGCAAAAACGGAAGAAGCAAAGGCTCCTCCTAAAGTTGTGGGAGTCAAAGCAAGCCAGGGCCAATATCCAAACAAGATCGATCTTGCCTGGGAGCCTATCAGTGGAGTTTCCGATTACTACGTATATAAGTGGAACTCCAACCAGAAAAAATATCTCTCCGTTGGAAGAGTAAAGAATACGAACTACACTGATAATGCTGCCGCTAAGAACGGAGTGACCGAGTTTTATGTAATTGCCGCAATCAATAACGGCAAGACCGGAGATGCCTCCGACGCAGTTTCCGGATTCACTATGAAGGCAGAAGCTAAACCTCCAAAACCTTTCGGGCTTACCGCAACAAAAGGATTATATAATAGTAAAATAGAAGTACAATGGCAGAAGGTTTCAGGAGCTTCTAAATATCTGGTCTATCGTTATGACGTGAGCGGATTATTCGGAGGAGGAGCTTGGTCTAAAGTTGGAGAAGAAGCAAAAGAGGCATTCATTGACGAAAAGTTGAATGGCCAGTATGCATTCTATGCAGTAGCAGCAGTGAATAAGGACGGACAATCCGGACCATTCTCAGATTATGCTTATGGATACATAGATCCGAATAAACATAGAGCGGCAAAACTCCCTACACCTGCAAACTTGAAAGGAGCGCTCGATACCAAAACGGGAAAAATTTCCTTAAAATGGGACTCCGTAAAAGGAGCCAACGAGTACTATGTGTATCGTAAAAAAAGAGGAGCTTCTTCTTGGGATTTCGTATCTGGAACGAATGAAAAAACTACGACCTTCACTGCGGATGTTCCTGAAAAAGAAATTTTGTTCCTCTATTCTGTGACTTCCAAAACGGATCTAGGCGGAGAAAGTGATAAGGCAACTCCTGTTTCCGTGGTCCTTTCCCAAGCAAAACCCGCAAAGGTAATGCGTTCCTTCGGTGGAGATTCTAGTTTAGAAAAATTTAAAGGACCTTGGACAGCTATGTCTTGGGACGGTTCCAAAGGTGTGAACCAAGTTCTTCTGGAAATCGAAAGCCAAGACAACGTGAACTACGTTGTTAAGTTCAATAAACAGAAAATTTTCGAAGGAAGATATGTGGAGAATAGCCCTATCATCGACAAGGAAGGCAAGTTCCGAATTGAGATCGAGAATGCGGGAGATGCTCTGCAGGTGACTCTGAAAGATAATGGGATCATCAACCAGAAGGCGACTCTGAACTTCTTGAAGGAGTAATTTGCGGGGCGGCCCCCACCCAGAACAAGGGTGGGGCACCCTTGTTCTATTGGAATTCCTACAATTAAAACAGATCTACTTCTTTAGCTAGAACGAAAATATTCCCGACTTCTTTCAATCTTTGGGTAAGCTCGGAAGAACTCAGAATTTTTGTGATCGCAGTTTCCGGAAGTTTTTGCATTTCTTTAAAACGTTCCTGGTAATCTTGGATCCAGATCTTTTTGCAGAATAGATTGGCCTGGAAATAATACACTTGGTGGGTGATCAGGAAGTTTAAAGAATCAATATCTTCTAATGCTTCCGCAGTGATGATCGCTTCTCTGTTGTCCGAAAGTCTTCTGCAATAATCTATAAAT comes from the Leptospira dzoumogneensis genome and includes:
- a CDS encoding SCO family protein — translated: MTGVAASLIIMFFFSHSDPGMIQAEKDVPQEILTLADKQENVSVLSVFSGKQNFLYFGSLDSSKNDLEEVKKFLNWFDKSGPIDSQFVFISLTPEKDSYKDLKDRFGKLSEKVILLKPANSSAALELSRAFGIQAYIQPESGNIKYKTALIWVDDSPKIRGIFPKIPEKPDSIDLPSLLVRAK
- a CDS encoding LIC_20196 family exoprotein encodes the protein MQRRFVSVLFVLILLFISPISALTPPPSLESQVNSSNFIALAKLSNVKESKISSNSISVTANVEILKSLKGGKEFPQKFDIAFLIFPELFGKWLKAAPQEGDYILFLIKKKVKDSKGVESEVISLYEPHPYAFREYTKQLEENILSLTKN
- a CDS encoding C1 family peptidase, with translation MKLNLRLLSALLILLSATGLFSQTPPGLGMKQEPAELLASFKEANPNRISHRGLSSSVDLSQYMPPVGDQGQQSSCVAWSTAYATKSFQEYMERKDRGWKLSDPSGSPNYSNIFSPAFIYNQINGGRDNGSLISDAMRIVVEKGAAPWSSMPYNERDYLARPPQDAFNVASSYKAKEFLRIRQTDPNELKNQLAIGRPVVAGIIVYENFMNLKGKEIYKEGVGKTYGGHAIAIVGYDDSKGAFKFINSWSTRWGDNGYGYIDYRWFTKVCQSAFVLVDDVAPATTTTTNTTTTTTPSTDVKPVPPEKVKPIAPKEIAATQGSFSDKVILTWASVPLAIGYEIHRKGPGDSSFSKVGLSQTNGFTDDGIQKDVAYSYKVATLTDTDSSDLSDGEAIGYAKTEEAKAPPKVVGVKASQGQYPNKIDLAWEPISGVSDYYVYKWNSNQKKYLSVGRVKNTNYTDNAAAKNGVTEFYVIAAINNGKTGDASDAVSGFTMKAEAKPPKPFGLTATKGLYNSKIEVQWQKVSGASKYLVYRYDVSGLFGGGAWSKVGEEAKEAFIDEKLNGQYAFYAVAAVNKDGQSGPFSDYAYGYIDPNKHRAAKLPTPANLKGALDTKTGKISLKWDSVKGANEYYVYRKKRGASSWDFVSGTNEKTTTFTADVPEKEILFLYSVTSKTDLGGESDKATPVSVVLSQAKPAKVMRSFGGDSSLEKFKGPWTAMSWDGSKGVNQVLLEIESQDNVNYVVKFNKQKIFEGRYVENSPIIDKEGKFRIEIENAGDALQVTLKDNGIINQKATLNFLKE